CAACGATCCCAACCGCACGGTCGGCGGCGGCAACGGCATGCTGATGGCCGGCTCCCTCCTCGTCGTACTCCCGGTCCTGGCCGTCTTCGCCGTCCTGCAACGGCACTTCACCCAGGGCATCGCGACGGCGGGCCTGAAGTAGCCCACCGGGGCCGCCAGGGCCGCCGTGCCCGCCAGGCGCCTCGCCGCCCGGATTCCGCGCACCCCCTTCTCCCGGCTTCCCGCCCCCGCCGGCCGATCGGCCCCTCCGCCGACCCCCGGGCCGGATCGCCGTGCCACCACCGCCCCGGCTCCCACTCCCACCCCCACACCAGAAAGACAGAAACGGACGATGACGCACTCCACCACCCGCTTCCCCGACGGCTTCCTGTGGGGCGCCTCCACCGCCGCCCACCAGATCGAGGGCAACAACGTCAACAGCGACTGGTGGCGCAAGGAGCACGACCCCGCCGCCGGGATCGCCGAGCCCAGCCTGGACGCCTGCGACAGCTATCACCGCTGGGAGCAGGACATGGACCTGCTCGCCGAACTGGGCTTCACCGACTACCGGTTCAGCATCGAGTGGGCCCGCATCGAACCGGTCCGCGGCATCTTCTCCCGCGCCGAGATCGCCCACTACCGCCGCATGGTCGAAGGCGCCCTCGCCCGCGGTCTGCGCCCGATGGTCACCCTGCACCACTTCACCGTCCCGCAGTGGTTCGAGGACTTCGGCGGCTGGACGGCCGACGGCGCCGTCGAACTCTTCGCGCGGTACGTCGAGGAGTGCGCGCCCGTCATCGCCGACGGTGTCCGGCACGTGTGCACCATCAACGAGCCCAACATGATCGCTGTCATGGCCGGCCTCGCGAAGACCGGGAACCAGGGCTTCCCGCCCGCCGGACTGCCGACTCCCGACGAGGAGACCACCCGCGCGGTCATCGCCGCCCACCACGCGGCCGTCAAGGCCGTCCGTGCCGCGCACCCCGACATCCAGGTCGGCTGGACCATCGCCAACCAGGTCTACCAGGCCCTGCCCGGCGCCGAGCAGGTCACCGCCGACTACCGGCACCCCCGCGAGGACGTCTTCATCGAGGCCGCCCGCGGCGACGACTGGATCGGCGTGCAGTCCTACACTCGTACCAAGATCGCTGAGACCGGTCCCGTACCGGCGCCCGACGACGTCGAGCGCACCCTCACGCAGTGGGAGTACTACCCGGCCGCTGTGGGGTACGCCCTGCGCCACACCGCCGAGGTCATCGGCGACGGCACCCCGCTGATCGTCACCGAGAACGGCATCGCCGCCTCGGACGACAGCCGTCGCGTCGACTACTACATCGGCGCCCTCGTCGAGGTCGCCGCCGCGATCGAGGACGGCCTGAACGTGCGGGGCTACCTTGCGTGGAGCGCCCTCGACAACTATGAATGGGGCTCGTTCGAGCCGACCTTCGGACTCATCGCTGTGGACCCGCACACCTTCGAGCGCACGGCCAAGCCGTCCGCCGTATGGCTCGGTGGCCTCGGCCGCGACCGCGTCCTGCCCCGGACCGCGGCCTGACCCCACCCCCAGACCGGGAGTCGGCCGGCACCTGACACCGGCCGGCTCCCGCCCCCTCACCATGTCCACCCCGCTCCATGGCCGCACTTCATCGCCTCCCCCGTACCGCCGCCCCGCACCAAGGAAACACCCCTTTCCGTCTGCCTGCTCACCGCAGAGGAGCCAGAGCCGCATGAACCGTCGTAGCTTCCTGACCGCCGCAGCGACCACCGCTGCCGCCACCTGTGCCACCTCCCTCACCGGGACGGCCCACGCCGCCCCCGCCGGGCGATCCGACGCCGACCACCGACTGCTGCGCGACTGGTTCGTCGCGACCCACCGCTCGATGGAGGCCATGACGACCGAACTCGGCCTGGCCGCCGACAAGATCGACGTCAGCGGGAGCGGGACGCCGGTACCCTCCGCGCAGACCTCGCCGACCAACATCGGCTGCGGCCTGTGGTCCACCGTCGCCGCCGCCGGACTCGGCGTCATCTCCGCCACCACCATGCGCCGTCGGCTGGCCCGCACCATCACCGCCGTGGAACGCCTGGAACGCGCACACGGCTTCTGGTTCAACTGGTACGACGCACACGACGGTTCCCTGCTGACGGCCTGGCCGGAGACCGGCGACCCCGTGCGGCCGTTCCTGTCGAGCGTCGACAACGCGTGGCTGGTGACCGGTCTGCGGATCGCCGCGGACGCCGCCCCCGAACTGCGCCCCCGCGTCGCCGCCCTCCTCGCCGACGCCGACTGGTCGTACTACTACACGCCCTACGACCCAGCCGACCCCGTCGCCGGACCCGGGCAGCTGCGCGGCGGCTTCTGGCCGGACAAGCCCGGCAAGGGCGAGCCCACGGGCCACCACTACGGCGCCCTCAACACCGAACCCCGTATGGCCAGTTACCTCGGTATCGCCGACGGCTCGCTGCCCACCGACCACTACTGGCACCTGCTCCGCACCATGCTTCCGGGCATGGGCCAGGAACAGGAACCGCGGGGCGAGTACGTCGAGATCGACGGCGTACGCGTGTGGGAGGGCCACTACACCTACCGCGGCCGGGACCTCGTCCCCACCTGGGGCGGCTCGATGTTCGAGGCGCTGATGGTCCCGCTGTTCGTGCCCGAGTCCGAGTGGTCCCCGCGCTCCTGGGGCACCACCCACCGGCGTTACGTCCGCAGTCACATCGAACACGGCCTGATCGAGGAGAAGTTGGGTTACTGGGGCTTCTCCCCGGCCTCCATACCCGCCGACGGCTACCGGGAGTACGGCGTCGACGCCATCGGTATGCAGGAGGACGGCTACAACTCCCTGGGCGTCGTCACCCCGCACGCCTCCTTCCTCGCCCTGCCCCAGGCTCCGACGGAGGCCCTCTCCAACCTCCGCGCCCTGGACCGTGCCTTCGGTGCCTACGACGACCGCTACGGCTACCGCGACTCGGTCGACGTGACGACCGGCCGTGTGAGCGACTACGTACTCGCCCTGGACCAGGGCATGATCACCGCGGCCATCGCCCAGCATCTGCGTCCCGGCCTGCTCCAGAGGCCGTTCCGCACGGCGGGCTTCGCCTCCCGGGTGCGTCCGCTGCTGCGCAAGGAGCGGTTCTCGATCTAGGGCGCGTATCCGAGGCGCGCCGGAGCCCGTCCGGAGCGAGTCCGGGGCGAGTCCGGGGCGCGTCCTCCCGGGACCTCCCGGGACCGCCCTCAGCCGGTGGCGGTCAGGAACCCGCGGATGTAACCGGCCACGGTGTCCAGGTGGCTTTCGAGCAGGAAGTGACCGCCGCCCGGTATCAGATGGATCTCCGCGTCCGGCAGGTCCCGGGCGAAGGCGCGGGCCCCGGCCGGGCCGAAGATCTCGTCGCCCGCGCCCCAGACCGCGAGGAGCGGCACCCGGCGCTCCCGGAAGTAGGCGTGCAGCTCGGGGTAGAGGGGCGGGTTACTGGCGTAGTCGCCGAACAGGGCGAGCTGCACGAGGTCGTTGCCCGGCCGGTTGACCTCACGGTGGTCGGTGGTCCAGGTGTCGGGATCGACCAGCTCGGGCCTGTCCACTCCGTGCAGGTACTGCCAGCGGATGGCGTCGAACGAGAGGGCGGCCCGTACGGCGGGCTCGGTCTCCGGCCCGGGGTTGTCCCAGTACGCCCGCACGGGCTTCCAGAACTCCGGCACGAATCCGTCCTCGTAGGCGTTTCCGTTCTGGGTGATCACCGCGGTGACCGCGTCCGGGGCGCGCAGGGCCAGCCGCCACCCGATGGGTGCGCCGTAGTCCTGCACGTACACGGCATAGCGGGTGACGCCGAGCTGCTCCAGCAGGGCTTCGGTGATGTCGGTCAGGGAGTCGAAGGTGTAGGTGAACGCGTCCGCCGACGGTGCGTCGGAGTTGCCGAAGCCCAGGTGGTCCGGAGCGATGATGTGGAACCGGTCGGCCAGTGCGGGAATGAGGTGGCGGAACATACGGGAACTGGTGGGGAACCCGTGCAGCAGGACGAGGGTGGGCGCCTCGCGGGGGCCCGCCTCGCGGTAGAAGACGCGGTGTCCCCGCACTGTCGCGTACTGATGGCGGATCTCGGCCATGACTAACCCCTTCGACGGTCCATGACGGTTACCCCTCGGCGTCAAGTAGACCGTGTTTGGGGTAACCTGTCAAACGTCTCAATGGAGTTAGCCGGTGAGGTGGGACCAGTGCTGGACGACCAGGCCCTGATGCAGGCGCTGAACAGCACCCCTGTCGTGGACGGCCGACGCCAGGACCTGTGGCGTGCCGACCAGGAACTGGACAGGTGGGCGCGGGAGCACGGAGGTCTCGGCGGTGACGCGGAGCGCCGGTGGCTGCGCACCGCCAGGGACGCGCTGCAGGCGGTGGCGTCGGCCACGGCGGCGGAGACCCGGCTGGCCGAGCTCCTCGCGGGCGTCCACAAGGTTCCTCAGCCCAGCGCGTCGGGCATCGAATGGCACTTGGAGGCGCCGACGGAGCGCAGGCTCGCCGCCGAACTCGTCCTCGCGTGGGCGGATGTCGAGGAGCGCATGCCGGGCCGGCTGCGACCGTGCGAGAACCCCGAGTGCCGGCTCTTCCTCCTTGACCGCAGCCGCGCCAACACCGCGCGGTGGTGCTCGATGAAGACCTGCGGGAACCGGCTCAAGGCGCGTCGGCACCAGGCTCGTACACGCGAGACCTCCGGCCTCGAGTAGGCCCCGCGTCCAGACGTTCGCGACGCACGAGCCCGCGCACGACCCTGCTCATGCTCATGCGCCTGCGCCTGCGCCTGCGCCTGCGCACGCGCGCGCCCCGGACACGGACGTCCCCCACCGTCTCTCTCGCGGAGTCCCAGTGGTCGGCGTTGTCGGACTAGTTGTCGGCCGGGCCCCGTTCCGAACGCTCCGCCCACACCCGCGCCGCCTGCAGATCCGCCTCCTCCTGGGAGGTGCCCGCCTTCACCAGGATGATCCCGCGCGACCCGTCCGGGAACGTGACCTTGCGCATCGCTGTGCCCAACGGGCCCCCCGGTGTCGGTTCCTCCGGCATGGCGGCTCCTCTCGATGGCGAAACCCCCAGGCTAGCCGGGTCACCGCGGCAATCGGGACAACTGAGCCAGGAGTGCCGGGAACCGAGCCCGTCAGGGGCGGTGGCTGTCGCCCGTCGGCAGGGTCAGGCCGCCCCTGATCAGGCTGTCCGCCGTCGCCACGATCGTCTCGGTGACCTCCCTGGGCCGCCAGCCCAGGACCGTACGGGCCTTCTCGTTGCTGATGACAGGGACGCGGCCCCGCAGGGTCGCGGCGTCCCGCAGCGCAGGATCGGTCCTCGCCGTCTCGCGCACCTGCTCGACGGTCAGTTCCGTGGCGGGCAGCAGATCCGCCGCGGCGGGGAAGTGCCGGCGCAGGATCCCCGCCATCTCGAAGAAGCTGATCGACGACCCGCTGACGGCGATGAAGCGTTCCCCCGCCGCCTTGGGGCGCAGCATGGCGCGCAGATGCAGGTCCACGACGTCCCGTACGTCCACGACGCCGAAGTACATGACCGGCACCACCGGCAGCTGCCCGGTCAGCATGCTTTTGACCAGGCCGACGGAGCCGGACGGCCGGTCCCCGAGCGTGGGGCCGAAGATACCGGTGGGGTTGATGACGGTCAGTTCGATGTCGTCGTGGGCGCGGGCGTAGTCCCAGGCGGCGCGCTCGGCCAGGACCTTCGACTTGTGGTAGGCGGGCAGGCCCTCCGTGTCGGGGTCGGTCCAGTCCGTCTCCGCGTAGTGGTCGTCGGGCTTCAGCGTGTACCCGACCGCGGCGTAGGAGGACGTCATCACGACGCGCGGCACACCGGCCTCCCGGGCCGCCGCGATGACCCGCAGCGCACCCTCGCGAGCGGGCCGGATCAGTTCGTCCTCCGTCTCCGGCGGCCTGACCGGGAAGGGCGAGGCGTGGTGCAGTACGTGGCGGACGCCGTCCAGGGCCGCTCCCCACCCCGCGTCGGAGCCGAGGTCCGCGACGGCGAACTCCAGGCGGCCCGCCGGATCGACCCCCGCCCGCCGCAGCGCTGCCAGCACCCCGGCCTCCTGACCCGGCTCCCGAACGGTCACCCGGGTCCGGTACCCCTCGCGCACCAGCCGGGCGATCGAGTGGCTGCCGACGAGTCCCGTGCCGCCGGTGACGAGTACGGGGCCGTGGTCCCGGGGGGCGGTATCGAGATCTTCTGGGCTCATGCTCATGTCTTTCAGTCCTCTGCTCTCTTGGGTTCTTGAGCCGTGCTCTTCAGCCGTTTGGCCGTGCTCTTCAGCTCTTCAGCCCTTCAGCCGTGCTGTTCGGGATCAGAGCCGGAATCGGAATTGCTTCATCACGTCCAGGACCTCGTCGGCCGCCTGCTTCTCGGCCGTGGCGTCCCCGCGGACCCGGGCGTCCCACAGGTCCGCCTTGCGGCGCAGATACGTCAGGCGCAGCTGAAGCTGTTCGATGTCGGCGGCCAGCACCTCGGCCTGCCCGGCGAACAGATCCCGCTGCTCGGCCGCGGCGGAGTCCCCTTGGGTGAGCAGGTCCAGATAGCGCCGCATCCCGCTGACCGTCATCCCGGCCGAACGCAGGCACGACAGCGCCTCCACACGGTCGGCGGTCGCGGGCCCGTACCGGCGATGGCCACTGGACTCGTCGCGGGCGACCGGGCCCAGGAGGCCGATCTTCTCGTAGTAGCGGAGCGTGGACTCGGCGAAGCCCGATCGCCGGGCCATCTCCTGGATGGTCAGGTCCGCGGCTTGCTGTGTGGTCGCTGACATATGAGTAGCCTCCGCTACTTGAAGCGCTTCAAGTCAAACCGGCCGCATCGGCCCCGTCCCGGCCCCGCCTCGAAGGCGGCGCGCGGAGGTACGGCCGTCAGGGGCTCAGGACCTCGGCATTCGGTTGAACCCTGGGCGTCCCGCGCACGTACGGACGGCTGAGGGGCGCGACCCGGACTCCCCGGCCGATTTCCCCCTCAATCCGTCGATCGGATGCTGACCGGCATTCCGTTTCGATCGGATACTGATCGGCCAGATGCTGACCGATCACGTACTGACCGATCACGCACTGACCGACCGCGTACTGACCATCGAGCACGTAATGACCTTTGAGGAGTTCTGATGACCACTTCGCGCCTCGGCGACTGGCTGACGTCGCGCCAGCCCTTCGTACTGGGCCTGTTCCGGATGGTTCTCGGCCTGTTGTTCACCACCGAGGGCGCTGCCACGGTCTTCGGGGTGCTGGACCGCAAGGCCAGTCCGACGGGCGACTGGCCCTTCTGGTACGCCGGGGTGATCGAGCTGGTGTGCGGCGCCCTGATCCTTCTCGGGATCGTCACCCGTGGCGCGGCGTTCCTCAGCTCGGGGATCATGGCGTTCGCGTACTTCACGGAGCACCAGCAGGACGGCCTCTTCCCGCTGCAGAACGGCGGGCTGGCCCCGGTGCTCTTCTGCTGGGGATTCCTGCTCATCGTGTTCTTCGGCCCGGGCGCCTTCGCGCTGGAACGCCTGACAGGACGCGAGCGTGCGGCGCGCCCCACCGCCGAGCCGGTGACCGAAGGCTCCCGATGGCGATGGCGATGGCGATGACGATGACGATGACGATGACGATGACGACGGTGACGGTGACGGTGACCGTCTGACCCTTCGCGGCAGCACCCGCAGGCGCACACAAGCCCTGCGGGTACCCGTCGGCGCCGACAGGCGCCCACCTGGTGCTGCCGCGACTCAGGACCGTTCGCCCGCCGACTCCAACGCCCCCGGCCCCAGGCCCAGTTCAGCCTCCGCCACCGTCCTGGCCAGGTGCGTGATCGGGGCTCCGCGCCGGTCGGCGCTGGTGTTGATGTAGGCGCTGGCCCCGTCGATCGCCACCAGGATGCGGACGGCGGCGCCCCGCGGGTCGGCGCAGACGAAATCCCCCGATTCCGTACCGGCGGTGATCGCCCGCTCGATGCGCGTGCACCACAGCAGCTCCTGCGCCACGACGTGCTCGCGCAGCCCGGGGCGGTAGCGCGAAAGATGCCGGGCGTTGAGCCAGAGCCTGCTCACGTTGTCGAACTCGGTGCTGGACATCAGCGTGAAGAAGCGCCGCAGGACCGCTCGCGGAGTGTCGTCGCCGGGCCCGTCCGGCCGCTCGGGCAGCAGTGTGTCCAGGTCGGCCATGGTGGCGGCCGTGAAGGCCTCGGCCACCAGCGTGTCGGCCGCGGGGAAGTAGTGGCCGACGAGTCCGGGCTGGACACCGAGCTCGTCGGCGACCCTGCGCAGGGTGATGCACTCAAGACCTTCGACGAGGCCGACCCGCGCGGCGACCGCGACGATCTCGTGGCGGCGCTCCGCGGGAGCCTTGCGGACCCGCTTGGCGTGACCTCTTGACGTCATGCCGCGAATGTTATTGAGTATGCGACCAATAAGCAATTGGTCATGCGCCCAATAAGGGTTGCTGTCCGAATCTTGTCGCCCGCGGTCCGAGAATCGCCCCTCGCTGTCACGCCGCGACGAAACAGGGAGGGCCGGACGGCCCCCCGCACCCGCATCGCTGTCAGAAAGTGTCAGAAAGTAACAAGAAGTACCAAGAAATATCAGTAAGTGTCAGGAGATGAACGTGGACGACCCCCGCACCGACGCCGGTGAACTCGCCGAGTACGGCTATCAGCAGGAGCTGAAACGGACCCTGTCCGCGTGGGCCGTCTTCGCGATCGGGTTCGCGACGATCTCGCCCGTGGTCGGCATCTACGCCGTCGTCCAGCTGGGCTTCGTCTTCGCGGGCCCCACCTGGATCTGGGCGGTCGTCGTCGCCTTCCTCGGCCAGCTGCTGGTCGCCGTGGTCTACGCCGAACTGTCCTCCCAGTTCCCGATCACGGGAGGCGTGTACCAGTGGGTGCGCAGACTGGGCGGCCCACGCCTGGGCTGGCTGGTGGGCTGGATCTACCTCGCCTCGGCCGTCGCCTCCCTGACGACCGTGGCCTACCTGGGCGCGAGCTGGCTCCACATGCTGACCGGCGACGGAGTCCCCTCGCCCGCCCTGCACGTACTCCTCGGCGTGGTCTTCGTCGCCGTGGCCCTCGGCATCAACCTGCTCGGCGTCAACCCCGTGAAGCACTTCCTGAACGCCGGCATCATCGCCGAGGGCGTCGCCTCCATCGCGGTGAGCCTGATCCTCCTGCTCTTCGTGCGGCACAACGGCTTCGGGATACTCTTCGAGACCCTGGGCGCCCAGGACGTCTCGGGCGGATCGGTGACCGCAGGACTGCTGACCTGCCTCGCGGTCGCAGGCTGGGCCTTCCTCGGCTTCGACGCGACCACGCAGGTGGCCGAGGAGACCGAACAGCCCCGCCGCAGCGTGCCGCGTGCCCTGCTGCGCGCCTACCTCTTCGTCGCCTTCACCGTCCTGCTGACCGGCCTCGCCGTGACGCTCGCGCTGCGCCGCCCCGAGGACGCCGTCTCCGGGGCGATCACCGACCCCGTCTTCGAGGCCGTGACCCAGGGGCTCGGCGGCTGGAGCGAGAAGCCGTTCGTCGTCGTCGTGCTGATCGCCTTCTTCGCGTGCGCCATCTCCATCCAGACCTACATCGGCCGCGCCGTCTACGCCTTCGCCCGCGACCGCCAACTGCCCTTCTCCACGACGCTCGCGACCGTCGGCCCCCGCCAGATCCCGTACGTCTCCCTCATCGTCACCGCCGTACTCGCCGGCCTCGGCCTCCTGCTGGGGCTGAACGGGAACGCGGCGGCCACCCTGATCGCGTTCGGCTCGGGCGGTTTCTACTTCGTCTTCCTGGCGGTCGCCGTGGTGGCCCTCGCCGCCCGGCTCGGCGGACGCTGGAACCCCGCCGCCGGACAGCTTCGGCTCGGCCGCACCGGGCTCGTCGTCAATGTACTCGCCGTGCTGTGGCTGCTGTTCGAAGCGGTCAACATCGCCTGGCCGCGCACCGAACTCGCCCCCGTCGGCGGCAGCTGGATGCAGGTCTGGGCCGTGGTCCTGGTCTTCTCCGCCCTCTTCGTCATCGGCCTCGGGTACGTCGTGGTCGCCAAGCCCCACACCAAGCTCGCCCCGCGTCCGGCCACGGACCACCCGACCGCAGAAGAAGTGAAGGCGTCCTGATGCCGTCGAAGTCCTCCTCCACACCCTCCTCCGTGCCGACCTCCCCATCCTCGTCCGCGCCCTCCTCCGCCATCGTCTTCGACCCGAGGGCGGGCCTGGGCACGCGCGAGGTCACCCTGCGCCCCGCCGGGCCAGGCGAGGTCGAGATCGAGGTACGCGCCGCCGGTGTGTGCCACTCCGACCTGCACATCGTGTCCGGCGACTGGCCCACCGACCGCCCGCTCGTCCTCGGCCACGAGGCGGCGGGCGTGGTCACCGGGGTCGGACCCGGAGTCACCTCCGTGGGACCCGGCGACCATGTGGTGCTGTCCTGGTTCGCGCCGTGCCGCCGCTGCCGCAAGTGCGTGGCCGGTCAGGGCTGGCTGTGCACCGGTACCAAAGCCGTCGCCAACACCCTCCCCGACGGCACGACCCCCTTCACCGACGCCGACGGCGAGGCCATCTGGCCCTACCTGGGCCTCGGCGCCTTCACCGACCGGCTGGTCGTCCCGGAGACGGCCGCGGTGCAGGTCCCCGACGAACTGCCCTTCGGTATCGGGGCGTTGCTCGGCTGTTCCATCACCACCGGGATCGGCGCGGTCGTGAACACCGCGGGGGTACGGCCCGGCGAGTCCGCCGTCGTCATCGGCACCGGCGGAGTCGGCCTGTCCGTGGTGATGGGCCTGTCCCTGGTCGGCGCCGACCCCGTCGTCGCCGTCGACCTCTCACCCGAACGCCTCGCCGCGGCGCGGAAGTTCGGTGCCACCCACACCCTCGACGGGGCGCGCGACGACGTGGCCGCCTGGTGCCAGGACGAGCTGGGCGGTGTGGACTACGCCTTCGAGGCGATCGGCAGCCCGAAGGTCGTCGAGACGCTGCCGGCCATGCTCACCTCCGGCGGCGCGGCCGTCCTCGTCGGCATGGCGGCCACCGGCGCCACCGGCTCGTTCGACCTCTTCGACCTCGCCGACCAGGGCAAACGCATCCTCGGCTGCAACTACGGTTCCAGCGTCGGCGAGCTGGACATCCCGAAGCTGGCCCGTCTGTACCTCGCCGGGCGTCTGCCGCTGGACGACCTGGTCGGGAAGGTCCGCCCGCTGAAGGAGGCACCGCTCGCGTTCGACGACCTCCGGTCCAACACCGGAGTGCGGACGATCCTCGAACCCTGACGGGGTGGCCGACCCGTGACTCACGGCCGACCACAGCCCGACACCCCGCCCGCCCCTCACCCCGCAGCACCTGGAGTTCGTATGTACGCCGTCACCGACCCGGCCACCGCAGAGGTCGTCGAGACCTACCCGACCGCCACCGACTCCCAGGTCACCGCGGCCGTCGACCATGCACACGCCGCTGCCGCGTGGGGCCGCTCCAGTTCGGTCGGTGAGCGGACCGCCCTGCTGCGCAGGCTCGGCGACCTGCACGCCGAGCACCAGGACGAACTGGCCGCGAGCATCGTCCGCGAGATGGGCAAGCCCCTCGCGGAGGCGGAGGGCGAGGTCGGCTTCTGCACCGAGATCTACCACTACTACGCCGACCACGCCGAGGAGTTCCTCGCCGACGAACCGCTCGACGTGACGTCCGGCGCGGGCACCGCCGTCATCCGGCGCAGCCCGGTGGGTGTCCTGCTCGGCATCATGCCGTGGAACTTCCCCGCCTACCAGGTCGCCCGATTCGCCGCCCCGAACCTGGCGATCGGCAACACCATCGTCCTCAAGCACGCCCCGCAGTGCCCCGCCACCGCCGCCCTGCTGGAGAAGCTGTTCGCCGAGGCGGGCTTCCCGGCCGGAGCTTACGTCAACGTGTACGCCACCAACGAGCAGATCGCCGACGTGATCGCCGACCCGCGCGTCCAGGGCGTCTCGCTCACCGGTTCCGAGCGCGCGGGCTCCGCCGTCGCCGAGATCGCCGGCCGCCACCTCAAGAAGGTCGTCCTCGAACTCGGCGGCTCCGACCCCTTCGTCGTCCTGTCCACCGACGACCTCGACGCGGTCGTCGACTCCGCCGTGGCCGCCCGGCTCGACAACACCGGCCAGGCCTGCAACGCGGCCAAACGCTTCGTGGTCGTCGAGGACCTGTACGAGCAGTTCGTCGACAGGTTCAGCGCCCGGCTCCTCGCCGGAGAGACCGGCGCGCCCCTGTCGTCCGTGGCCGCCGCCGAGAACCTCGCCCGGCAGGTGGACGCGGCCGTCGCCGAGGGCGCGACCCTGCACAGCACCGGCCGCCGCGAGGGGGCGCACTTCCCGGCCGGTGTCCTCACCGGACTCACCACCGAGGACACCGCCGCCCGCCAGGAACTCTTCGGCCCGGTCGCCATGGTCTTCGCGGCCACCGACGAGGACGACGCGATCCGCATCGCCAACGACACGCCGTACGGCCTCGGCTCCTACGTCTTCACCACCGACCCCGACCAGGCGGAGCGCGTCGCCGACCGGATCGAGGCCGGCATGGTCTTCGTCAACGGTGTCGGCGCGGAGGGCGCCGAACTGCCCTTTGGCGGCGTCAAGCGCTCGGGC
This sequence is a window from Streptomyces ortus. Protein-coding genes within it:
- a CDS encoding alcohol dehydrogenase catalytic domain-containing protein, whose translation is MPTSPSSSAPSSAIVFDPRAGLGTREVTLRPAGPGEVEIEVRAAGVCHSDLHIVSGDWPTDRPLVLGHEAAGVVTGVGPGVTSVGPGDHVVLSWFAPCRRCRKCVAGQGWLCTGTKAVANTLPDGTTPFTDADGEAIWPYLGLGAFTDRLVVPETAAVQVPDELPFGIGALLGCSITTGIGAVVNTAGVRPGESAVVIGTGGVGLSVVMGLSLVGADPVVAVDLSPERLAAARKFGATHTLDGARDDVAAWCQDELGGVDYAFEAIGSPKVVETLPAMLTSGGAAVLVGMAATGATGSFDLFDLADQGKRILGCNYGSSVGELDIPKLARLYLAGRLPLDDLVGKVRPLKEAPLAFDDLRSNTGVRTILEP
- a CDS encoding NAD-dependent succinate-semialdehyde dehydrogenase encodes the protein MYAVTDPATAEVVETYPTATDSQVTAAVDHAHAAAAWGRSSSVGERTALLRRLGDLHAEHQDELAASIVREMGKPLAEAEGEVGFCTEIYHYYADHAEEFLADEPLDVTSGAGTAVIRRSPVGVLLGIMPWNFPAYQVARFAAPNLAIGNTIVLKHAPQCPATAALLEKLFAEAGFPAGAYVNVYATNEQIADVIADPRVQGVSLTGSERAGSAVAEIAGRHLKKVVLELGGSDPFVVLSTDDLDAVVDSAVAARLDNTGQACNAAKRFVVVEDLYEQFVDRFSARLLAGETGAPLSSVAAAENLARQVDAAVAEGATLHSTGRREGAHFPAGVLTGLTTEDTAARQELFGPVAMVFAATDEDDAIRIANDTPYGLGSYVFTTDPDQAERVADRIEAGMVFVNGVGAEGAELPFGGVKRSGFGRELGRPGIEEFVNKKLIRTVA